A single Argentina anserina chromosome 7, drPotAnse1.1, whole genome shotgun sequence DNA region contains:
- the LOC126803025 gene encoding uncharacterized protein LOC126803025: MDRRNLQRRVKMSEGQTESQNDDAQGTRMRPSGSNVTEDQEPFMGVKVRRKTSFRREFKGDYIDVRSNQYLMKILEKQGDKEVLFADKVLKFTSTGKMKRRILMITDFAIYIVDPEADALKRRIALAAVEKMCLSELSDNFFVVVIPTEYDLLMASTRKTEIVTVLDEATKSSSDYGIEVCFGNSFEYNAGAELVKEVQFEEVEGGVKTRILRK, translated from the exons ATGGACAGGCGCAATCTTCAGAGGCGGGTCAAGATGAGCGAAGGGCAAACGGAATCCCAGAACGACGACGCACAAGGCACGAGGATGCGGCCGTCGGGGAGCAACGTCACCGAGGATCAGGAGCCGTTCATGGGAGTCAAGGTCCGCCGGAAAACCTCGTTCCGCCGTGAGTTCAAGGGCGACTACATCGACGTCCGGTCCAATCAGTACTTGATGAAAATCTTGGAGAAACAAG GTGACAAGGAGGTTTTGTTTGCTGATAAAGTGTTGAAATTCACTAGTACTGGGAAGATGAAGCGTCGCATTTTGATGATCACTGACTTTGCTATCTACATTGTTGATCCTGAGGCCGACGCCCTGAAGCGGAGGATTGCGCTTGCCGCGGTGGAGAAGATGTGCTTGAGTGAACTGAGTGATAACTTTTTCGTAGTGGTTATTCCCACGGAGTATGATTTGCTCATGGCCAGTACTCGCAAGACGGAAATCGTAACTGTCCTGGATGAGGCTACTAAGAGTTCTTCTGATTACGGAATTGAAGTCTGTTTCGGTAACAG CTTTGAGTATAATGCAGGCGCAGAATTGGTGAAAGAGGTTCAGTTTGAAGAAGTTGAAG GAGGTGTTAAAACTAGAATTCTGAGGAAGTGA
- the LOC126803024 gene encoding uncharacterized protein LOC126803024 has product MAYEYRKTSSYGAQIPPYRPAASAQPMYGPPQPSSALYPRVNQHGQAPVDPPYHGGGGHRHVPHHQTATASTPSTSGLGIRVAIKPEYRITPPPQLSTQVGEIPRSNFQFNFDFERKVLTEAEKETPNWGKLGLENLPPPKAAEARPSSSSSSSGSVGIPVARKQHVSSALSQEVVPRAVATYGDNPEKVREFVNGFNALHEMGFPTDNVADALLMYDNDKEKALAYLINSSS; this is encoded by the exons ATGGCCTACGAATACCGGAAAACCTCATCCTACGGCGCGCAGATCCCTCCTTATCGCCCCGCCGCTTCAGCGCAGCCGATGTACGGACCGCCGCAGCCGTCGTCGGCTTTATACCCCAGGGTCAACCAACACGGCCAGGCGCCGGTCGATCCCCCGTATCACGGCGGCGGAGGTCACCGTCACGTTCCTCACCACCAGACCGCCACCGCTTCGACTCCTTCTACCT CGGGATTGGGCATTCGTGTTGCGATAAAGCCAGAGTACCGGATCACTCCTCCG CCTCAATTGTCTACGCAAGTTGGAGAGATTCCCCGAAGCAATTTCCAGTTCaactttgattttgagagGAAAGTGTTGACTGAAGCAGAGAAGGAGACTCCAAATTGGGGCAAGCTGGGGCTGGAAAACCTCCCACCGCCTAAGGCTGCcgaggcacggccttcttctTCGTCCTCCTCCTCG GGTTCTGTTGGTATCCCGGTTGCGAGGAAGCAGCATGTCTCTTCAGCGCTCAGCCAAGAAGTAGTACCTCGTGCAGTTGCAACTTATGGAGACAATCCTGAGAAG GTTCGGGAATTTGTCAATGGGTTCAACGCTTTACATGAGATGGGGTTTCCTACAGACAACGTTGCCGATGCCCTTCTAATGTATGATAATGACAAGGAGAAGGCACTCGCCTATCTAATCAACAGTTCGTCGTGA
- the LOC126803001 gene encoding uncharacterized protein LOC126803001, with protein sequence MVREKDICWEYAEKLDGNKVKCKFCQRVLNGGISRLKHHLSRLPSKGVNPCSKVRDDVTDKVRTIIASKEGVKETSSSSKKQKFVEVKSPPVNVPPVKALISIETPSPIQKVYPNVTPMAPSSLNNQENAERSIALFFFENKIDFSVARSSSYQLMIDAITKCGPGFTGPSAETLKTTWLERVKSEMSLQSKDIEKEWTTTGCTIIADTWTDNKSRALINFLVSSPSRTFFHKSVDASAYFKNTKCLAELFDSVIQDFGPENVVQIIMDSSFNYTGVANHVLQNYTTIFVSPCASQCLNLILEEFSKVDWVNRCFLQAQTISKFIYNNASMLDLMKRFTGGQDLIRTGVTKSVSSFLSLQTILKQRSRLKLMFNSPEFCTSSSYANKTQSISCISIIEDNDFWRAAEESVAISEPFLKVLREVSGGKPAVGSIYELMTRAKESIRTYYIMDENKCKIFLDIVDRKWRDQLHSPLHAAAAFLNPSIQYNPEIKFLTSIKEDFFKVLEKLLPSTEMRRDITNQIFTFTKANGMFGCSLAMEARDVVSPGLWWEQYGDSAPLLQRVAIRILSQVCSSFTFEKHWSAFQQIHSEKRNKIDRETLNDLVYINYNLKLSRQTRNKSLEADPIQFDDIDMTSEWVEENDSPSPTQWLDRFGSALDGSDLNTRQFNAAIFGSNDQIFGL encoded by the exons ATGGTTCGAGAGAAAGATATTTGTTGGGAATATGCGGAAAAACTAGATGGAAACAAGGTGAAATGCAAGTTCTGCCAGAGAGTTCTGAATGGGGGAATTAGTAGATTGAAGCACCATCTATCTCGGCTTCCAAGTAAGGGTGTAAATCCCTGTAGCAAAGTAAGAGATGATGTTACTGATAAGGTTAGGACCATCATAGCTTCCAAGGAGGGGGTGAAGGAAACTTCCAGTAGCAGTAAAAAGCAAAAGTTTGTCGAAGTTAAATCTCCTCCTGTAAATGTACCTCCTGTTAAAGCTCTCATATCAATTGAGACGCCATCACCAATTCAGAAGGTTTATCCTAATGTCACTCCAATGGCCCCTTCTTCCCTGAATAACCAGGAGAATGCAGAGAGAAGTATTGCTTTGTTCTTTTTTGAGAACAAGATTGACTTTAGCGTAGCCCGTAGTTCATCATATCAGCTAATGATCGATGCCATCACAAAGTGTGGTCCTGGATTCACAGGTCCATCTGCAGAAACTCTAAAGACTACATGGCTGGAAAGGGTGAAGTCTGAAATGAGCCTACAATCTAAAGATATTGAGAAAGAGTGGACTACTACTGGCTGCACCATCATTGCTGACACATGGACTGACAACAAGTCGAGAGCTTTGATCAACTTCTTGGTTTCATCACCGTCGAGGACCTTTTTTCACAAGTCTGTGGATGCATCTGCATATTTCAAGAACACAAAATGCCTTGCTGAGTTATTTGATTCGGTCATACAAGATTTTGGCCCTGAAAATGTTGTGCAGATAATCATGGATAGTAGTTTCAACTATACTGGGGTAGCGAATCATGTACTTCAGAATTATACAACAATTTTTGTGTCTCCTTGTGCCTCTCAGTGTTTGAATCTTATTTTAGAGGAGTTCTCCAAGGTTGATTGGGTGAACAGATGCTTCCTACAAGCACAAACCATTTCGAAGTTCATATACAACAATGCTTCAATGCTTGATCTCATGAAAAGGTTCACTGGAGGACAGGACCTCATTAGAACAGGCGTCACTAAGTCTGTGTCCAGCTTCCTCTCATTGCAGACCATTTTGAAGCAAAGATCAAGGCTGAAGCTCATGTTCAACAGCCCCGAGTTCTGTACCAGCTCTTCTTATGCTAATAAAACACAGAGCATTTCATGTATTTCCATTATTGAGGACAATGATTTCTGGAGGGCAGCAGAAGAGAGTGTGGCCATCTCCGAGCCATTTCTCAAAGTGCTGAGGGAAGTATCTGGAGGTAAACCTGCTGTTGGTTCTATATATGAGTTAATGACCCGGGCCAAAGAATCCATAAGAACATACTACATTATGGATGAGAACAAGTGCAAGATATTTCTAGATATAGTTGATCGAAAGTGGCGAGATCAGCTCCATTCTCCTCTACATGCAGCAGCAGCATTTTTGAACCCCAGCATCCAATACAACCCGGAAATTAAGTTCCTTACATCTATAAAGGAGGACTTCTTCAAAGTTTTGGAGAAGCTACTGCCTTCGACTGAAATGAGACGCGACATTACTAATcaaatatttacatttacaaagGCAAATGGGATGTTTGGTTGTAGCCTAGCAATGGAAGCCCGAGATGTAGTTTCACCTG GGCTTTGGTGGGAACAATATGGCGATTCTGCACCCTTATTACAACGAGTTGCCATCAGAATACTGAGTCAAGTCTGCAGCAGTTTCACCTTCGAGAAGCATTGGAGTGCATTCCAGCAGATTCACTCCGAGAAGCGCAATAAGATCGACAGGGAGACACTAAATGACCTTGTCTACATAAACTACAACCTCAAGTTATCAAGGCAGACGAGGAACAAGAGCTTGGAAGCTGATCCTATACAGTTTGACGACATTGACATGACTTCCGAGTGGGTGGAGGAGAACGATAGTCCAAGCCCGACTCAGTGGCTTGATCGCTTTGGTTCTGCTCTGGATGGGAGTGACTTGAATACAAGACAGTTCAACGCTGCCATATTCGGTTCAAATGACCAGATATTTGGTTTATGA
- the LOC126803000 gene encoding probable inactive receptor kinase At4g23740 isoform X3 has protein sequence MDKKIESLFIFLIIWTVVHIVSGDPVEDKQALLDFLHNVSHTRPLNWSENSSVCGNWTAVICNKDESRIIELHLPGAGLRGPIPPNTLSRLSSLSVLSLRLNSLTGPFPSDFAKLGKLTSLYLQSNKFSGPLPLDFSVWKNLTVLNLSNNAFSGSIPSSISNLTHLTYLSLANNSLSGEVPDLNVPSLQQLDLANNNLTGSVPRSLERFPSSAFSGNNLLSLALPPALPVQPPSSFVPSKHKKLSEPALLGIVIGGCVLGFVVIAFFMIVCCSKNSDGDQNGRVAKAQKKQAFSKKGASGNRDKDNRISFFEGSNFAFDLEDLLRASAEILGKGTFGTTYKAALEDANTVVVKRLKEVSAGKKEFEQQMQTVGNISHENVVALRAYYYSKDEKLVVYDYFEQGSTSAMLHVKRGEGRIPLDWDTRLKIAVGAARGIAHIHTQSGGKLVHGNVKASNVFLNPQGYGCVSDVGLSTLMSPMPPLAVRNGGYRAPEVMDTRKSTPASDVYSFGVLLLELLTGKSPIHTTGGEEVVHLVRWVNSVVREEWTAEVFDVELLRYPNIEEEMVEMLQIGMSCVARVPEQRPKMPDVVKNVEEIRQVNTATPINQPSALEISTPAKIPSSSKAQAQAAQVQAQAQAAQAQVQAQTQAVADIGLIASTSQAQSQTQAQPQAQAQAQPQAQPQAQPK, from the exons ATGGACAAGAAAATAGAGTCtttgttcattttcttgatcatATGGACAGTGGTTCATATTGTGAGTGGTGACCCTGTTGAAGATAAGCAAGCTTTGCTTGATTTTCTTCACAATGTTTCTCATACACGCCCTCTAAATTGGAGTGAAAACTCATCTGTATGCGGAAACTGGACTGCAGTGATCTGCAACAAAGATGAGTCCAGAATCATAGAGCTTCATTTGCCTGGAGCTGGCTTACGTGGTCCAATTCCTCCCAACACTCTCAGCCGTCTGTCTTCTCTTTCTGTTCTGAGTCTCAGATTGAATAGCTTAACAGGTCCATTCCCTTCTGATTTTGCTAAACTTGGGAAGTTAACCTCCCTTTATCTTCAGTCCAACAAGTTCTCAGGGCCATTGCCTTTGGACTTTTCGGTTTGGAAGAATCTCACTGTCCTGAATCTCTCCAACAATGCATTTAGTGGGAGCATCCCTTCTTCGATTTCCAACTTGACTCATTTGACATATCTGAGTCTAGCTAACAACTCACTTTCGGGTGAAGTTCCTGACCTCAATGTTCCTAGTTTGCAGCAGCTTGATCTAgcaaacaataatctcacaggCAGTGTGCCTAGGTCTCTTGAAAGGTTCCCAAGTTCTGCCTTTTCGGGTAACAATCTTTTATCACTAGCCCTTCCCCCGGCTCTTCCTGTTCAACCACCTAGTTCTTTTGTACCAAGTAAGCACAAGAAGTTGTCTGAGCCTGCACTTTTGGGTATCGTGATTGGCGGGTGTGTGTTGGGGTTTGTTGTTATTGCCTTTTTCATGATCGTTTGCTGCTCCAAGAACTCAGATGGTGATCAGAATGGGCGTGTTGCAAAAGCACAGAAGAAACAAGCATTTTCGAAGAAGGGAGCTTCAGGGAATCGAGACAAGGATAACAGGATTTCCTTTTTTGAGGGCTCCAATTTTGCATTTGATCTGGAGGACTTACTGAGGGCATCTGCTGAGATTCTTGGTAAGGGAACCTTTGGGACAACTTATAAGGCAGCTTTGGAAGATGCAAATACTGTTGTGGTGAAGAGGTTGAAGGAAGTGAGCGCCGGAAAGAAGGAATTCGAGCAGCAGATGCAGACTGTTGGAAACATCAGTCATGAAAATGTTGTGGCGCTGAGGGCGTACTATTACTCTAAGGATGAGAAGCTTGTTGTGTATGATTATTTCGAGCAGGGAAGCACCTCTGCAATGTTACATG TTAAAAGAGGAGAGGGCAGGATTCCACTTGACTGGGACACCCGACTCAAAATAGCAGTTGGCGCAGCAAGAGGCATTGCTCATATCCACACACAGAGTGGTGGAAAACTTGTCCATGGAAACGTAAAGGCCTCGAACGTGTTCCTCAACCCTCAAGGATATGGTTGTGTGTCTGATGTCGGCTTATCAACACTGATGAGTCCAATGCCTCCACTGGCAGTGCGCAATGGAGGATATCGTGCCCCAGAAGTGATGGACACTCGGAAGTCTACCCCTGCATCTGATGTTTATAGTTTTGGGGTGCTGTTGCTCGAGCTTCTCACCGGAAAAAGCCCAATACATACAACAGGCGGCGAAGAGGTTGTTCACTTGGTGAGGTGGGTGAACTCCGTTGTCAGAGAGGAATGGACAGCAGAAGTGTTTGATGTGGAGCTACTGAGGTACCCAAACATTGAGGAGGAAATGGTCGAAATGTTACAGATAGGAATGTCTTGCGTGGCCAGAGTGCCTGAACAGCGACCAAAAATGCCGGATGTTGTGAAGAATGTAGAAGAAATTCGTCAAGTGAATACTGCGACTCCAATTAATCAACCATCTGCATTAGAAATATCTACTCCAGCCAAAATACCTTCATCCTCTAAAGCACAAGCACAG GCGGCACAAGTACAAGCACAGGCACAAGCAGCACAAGCACAAGTACAAGCACAAACACAAGCAGTAGCTGATATAGGGCTCATAGCATCAACCTCTCAAGCACAATCACAAACACAAGCTCAACCCCAAGCACAGGCACAAGCTCAACCACAAGCACAGCCACAGGCACAACCAAAGTAA
- the LOC126803000 gene encoding probable inactive receptor kinase At4g23740 isoform X1 encodes MDKKIESLFIFLIIWTVVHIVSGDPVEDKQALLDFLHNVSHTRPLNWSENSSVCGNWTAVICNKDESRIIELHLPGAGLRGPIPPNTLSRLSSLSVLSLRLNSLTGPFPSDFAKLGKLTSLYLQSNKFSGPLPLDFSVWKNLTVLNLSNNAFSGSIPSSISNLTHLTYLSLANNSLSGEVPDLNVPSLQQLDLANNNLTGSVPRSLERFPSSAFSGNNLLSLALPPALPVQPPSSFVPSKHKKLSEPALLGIVIGGCVLGFVVIAFFMIVCCSKNSDGDQNGRVAKAQKKQAFSKKGASGNRDKDNRISFFEGSNFAFDLEDLLRASAEILGKGTFGTTYKAALEDANTVVVKRLKEVSAGKKEFEQQMQTVGNISHENVVALRAYYYSKDEKLVVYDYFEQGSTSAMLHVKRGEGRIPLDWDTRLKIAVGAARGIAHIHTQSGGKLVHGNVKASNVFLNPQGYGCVSDVGLSTLMSPMPPLAVRNGGYRAPEVMDTRKSTPASDVYSFGVLLLELLTGKSPIHTTGGEEVVHLVRWVNSVVREEWTAEVFDVELLRYPNIEEEMVEMLQIGMSCVARVPEQRPKMPDVVKNVEEIRQVNTATPINQPSALEISTPAKIPSSSKAQAQAAQVQAQAQAAQAQAAQVQAQAQAAQAQVQAQTQAVADIGLIASTSQAQSQTQAQPQAQAQAQPQAQPQAQPK; translated from the exons ATGGACAAGAAAATAGAGTCtttgttcattttcttgatcatATGGACAGTGGTTCATATTGTGAGTGGTGACCCTGTTGAAGATAAGCAAGCTTTGCTTGATTTTCTTCACAATGTTTCTCATACACGCCCTCTAAATTGGAGTGAAAACTCATCTGTATGCGGAAACTGGACTGCAGTGATCTGCAACAAAGATGAGTCCAGAATCATAGAGCTTCATTTGCCTGGAGCTGGCTTACGTGGTCCAATTCCTCCCAACACTCTCAGCCGTCTGTCTTCTCTTTCTGTTCTGAGTCTCAGATTGAATAGCTTAACAGGTCCATTCCCTTCTGATTTTGCTAAACTTGGGAAGTTAACCTCCCTTTATCTTCAGTCCAACAAGTTCTCAGGGCCATTGCCTTTGGACTTTTCGGTTTGGAAGAATCTCACTGTCCTGAATCTCTCCAACAATGCATTTAGTGGGAGCATCCCTTCTTCGATTTCCAACTTGACTCATTTGACATATCTGAGTCTAGCTAACAACTCACTTTCGGGTGAAGTTCCTGACCTCAATGTTCCTAGTTTGCAGCAGCTTGATCTAgcaaacaataatctcacaggCAGTGTGCCTAGGTCTCTTGAAAGGTTCCCAAGTTCTGCCTTTTCGGGTAACAATCTTTTATCACTAGCCCTTCCCCCGGCTCTTCCTGTTCAACCACCTAGTTCTTTTGTACCAAGTAAGCACAAGAAGTTGTCTGAGCCTGCACTTTTGGGTATCGTGATTGGCGGGTGTGTGTTGGGGTTTGTTGTTATTGCCTTTTTCATGATCGTTTGCTGCTCCAAGAACTCAGATGGTGATCAGAATGGGCGTGTTGCAAAAGCACAGAAGAAACAAGCATTTTCGAAGAAGGGAGCTTCAGGGAATCGAGACAAGGATAACAGGATTTCCTTTTTTGAGGGCTCCAATTTTGCATTTGATCTGGAGGACTTACTGAGGGCATCTGCTGAGATTCTTGGTAAGGGAACCTTTGGGACAACTTATAAGGCAGCTTTGGAAGATGCAAATACTGTTGTGGTGAAGAGGTTGAAGGAAGTGAGCGCCGGAAAGAAGGAATTCGAGCAGCAGATGCAGACTGTTGGAAACATCAGTCATGAAAATGTTGTGGCGCTGAGGGCGTACTATTACTCTAAGGATGAGAAGCTTGTTGTGTATGATTATTTCGAGCAGGGAAGCACCTCTGCAATGTTACATG TTAAAAGAGGAGAGGGCAGGATTCCACTTGACTGGGACACCCGACTCAAAATAGCAGTTGGCGCAGCAAGAGGCATTGCTCATATCCACACACAGAGTGGTGGAAAACTTGTCCATGGAAACGTAAAGGCCTCGAACGTGTTCCTCAACCCTCAAGGATATGGTTGTGTGTCTGATGTCGGCTTATCAACACTGATGAGTCCAATGCCTCCACTGGCAGTGCGCAATGGAGGATATCGTGCCCCAGAAGTGATGGACACTCGGAAGTCTACCCCTGCATCTGATGTTTATAGTTTTGGGGTGCTGTTGCTCGAGCTTCTCACCGGAAAAAGCCCAATACATACAACAGGCGGCGAAGAGGTTGTTCACTTGGTGAGGTGGGTGAACTCCGTTGTCAGAGAGGAATGGACAGCAGAAGTGTTTGATGTGGAGCTACTGAGGTACCCAAACATTGAGGAGGAAATGGTCGAAATGTTACAGATAGGAATGTCTTGCGTGGCCAGAGTGCCTGAACAGCGACCAAAAATGCCGGATGTTGTGAAGAATGTAGAAGAAATTCGTCAAGTGAATACTGCGACTCCAATTAATCAACCATCTGCATTAGAAATATCTACTCCAGCCAAAATACCTTCATCCTCTAAAGCACAAGCACAGGCAGCACAAGTACAAGCACAAGCGCAGGCAGCACAAGCGCAGGCGGCACAAGTACAAGCACAGGCACAAGCAGCACAAGCACAAGTACAAGCACAAACACAAGCAGTAGCTGATATAGGGCTCATAGCATCAACCTCTCAAGCACAATCACAAACACAAGCTCAACCCCAAGCACAGGCACAAGCTCAACCACAAGCACAGCCACAGGCACAACCAAAGTAA
- the LOC126803000 gene encoding probable inactive receptor kinase At4g23740 isoform X2 — protein MDKKIESLFIFLIIWTVVHIVSGDPVEDKQALLDFLHNVSHTRPLNWSENSSVCGNWTAVICNKDESRIIELHLPGAGLRGPIPPNTLSRLSSLSVLSLRLNSLTGPFPSDFAKLGKLTSLYLQSNKFSGPLPLDFSVWKNLTVLNLSNNAFSGSIPSSISNLTHLTYLSLANNSLSGEVPDLNVPSLQQLDLANNNLTGSVPRSLERFPSSAFSGNNLLSLALPPALPVQPPSSFVPSKHKKLSEPALLGIVIGGCVLGFVVIAFFMIVCCSKNSDGDQNGRVAKAQKKQAFSKKGASGNRDKDNRISFFEGSNFAFDLEDLLRASAEILGKGTFGTTYKAALEDANTVVVKRLKEVSAGKKEFEQQMQTVGNISHENVVALRAYYYSKDEKLVVYDYFEQGSTSAMLHVKRGEGRIPLDWDTRLKIAVGAARGIAHIHTQSGGKLVHGNVKASNVFLNPQGYGCVSDVGLSTLMSPMPPLAVRNGGYRAPEVMDTRKSTPASDVYSFGVLLLELLTGKSPIHTTGGEEVVHLVRWVNSVVREEWTAEVFDVELLRYPNIEEEMVEMLQIGMSCVARVPEQRPKMPDVVKNVEEIRQVNTATPINQPSALEISTPAKIPSSSKAQAQAAQVQAQAQAAQAQVQAQTQAVADIGLIASTSQAQSQTQAQPQAQAQAQPQAQPQAQPK, from the exons ATGGACAAGAAAATAGAGTCtttgttcattttcttgatcatATGGACAGTGGTTCATATTGTGAGTGGTGACCCTGTTGAAGATAAGCAAGCTTTGCTTGATTTTCTTCACAATGTTTCTCATACACGCCCTCTAAATTGGAGTGAAAACTCATCTGTATGCGGAAACTGGACTGCAGTGATCTGCAACAAAGATGAGTCCAGAATCATAGAGCTTCATTTGCCTGGAGCTGGCTTACGTGGTCCAATTCCTCCCAACACTCTCAGCCGTCTGTCTTCTCTTTCTGTTCTGAGTCTCAGATTGAATAGCTTAACAGGTCCATTCCCTTCTGATTTTGCTAAACTTGGGAAGTTAACCTCCCTTTATCTTCAGTCCAACAAGTTCTCAGGGCCATTGCCTTTGGACTTTTCGGTTTGGAAGAATCTCACTGTCCTGAATCTCTCCAACAATGCATTTAGTGGGAGCATCCCTTCTTCGATTTCCAACTTGACTCATTTGACATATCTGAGTCTAGCTAACAACTCACTTTCGGGTGAAGTTCCTGACCTCAATGTTCCTAGTTTGCAGCAGCTTGATCTAgcaaacaataatctcacaggCAGTGTGCCTAGGTCTCTTGAAAGGTTCCCAAGTTCTGCCTTTTCGGGTAACAATCTTTTATCACTAGCCCTTCCCCCGGCTCTTCCTGTTCAACCACCTAGTTCTTTTGTACCAAGTAAGCACAAGAAGTTGTCTGAGCCTGCACTTTTGGGTATCGTGATTGGCGGGTGTGTGTTGGGGTTTGTTGTTATTGCCTTTTTCATGATCGTTTGCTGCTCCAAGAACTCAGATGGTGATCAGAATGGGCGTGTTGCAAAAGCACAGAAGAAACAAGCATTTTCGAAGAAGGGAGCTTCAGGGAATCGAGACAAGGATAACAGGATTTCCTTTTTTGAGGGCTCCAATTTTGCATTTGATCTGGAGGACTTACTGAGGGCATCTGCTGAGATTCTTGGTAAGGGAACCTTTGGGACAACTTATAAGGCAGCTTTGGAAGATGCAAATACTGTTGTGGTGAAGAGGTTGAAGGAAGTGAGCGCCGGAAAGAAGGAATTCGAGCAGCAGATGCAGACTGTTGGAAACATCAGTCATGAAAATGTTGTGGCGCTGAGGGCGTACTATTACTCTAAGGATGAGAAGCTTGTTGTGTATGATTATTTCGAGCAGGGAAGCACCTCTGCAATGTTACATG TTAAAAGAGGAGAGGGCAGGATTCCACTTGACTGGGACACCCGACTCAAAATAGCAGTTGGCGCAGCAAGAGGCATTGCTCATATCCACACACAGAGTGGTGGAAAACTTGTCCATGGAAACGTAAAGGCCTCGAACGTGTTCCTCAACCCTCAAGGATATGGTTGTGTGTCTGATGTCGGCTTATCAACACTGATGAGTCCAATGCCTCCACTGGCAGTGCGCAATGGAGGATATCGTGCCCCAGAAGTGATGGACACTCGGAAGTCTACCCCTGCATCTGATGTTTATAGTTTTGGGGTGCTGTTGCTCGAGCTTCTCACCGGAAAAAGCCCAATACATACAACAGGCGGCGAAGAGGTTGTTCACTTGGTGAGGTGGGTGAACTCCGTTGTCAGAGAGGAATGGACAGCAGAAGTGTTTGATGTGGAGCTACTGAGGTACCCAAACATTGAGGAGGAAATGGTCGAAATGTTACAGATAGGAATGTCTTGCGTGGCCAGAGTGCCTGAACAGCGACCAAAAATGCCGGATGTTGTGAAGAATGTAGAAGAAATTCGTCAAGTGAATACTGCGACTCCAATTAATCAACCATCTGCATTAGAAATATCTACTCCAGCCAAAATACCTTCATCCTCTAAAGCACAAGCACAGGCAGCACAAGTACAAGCACAA GCACAAGCAGCACAAGCACAAGTACAAGCACAAACACAAGCAGTAGCTGATATAGGGCTCATAGCATCAACCTCTCAAGCACAATCACAAACACAAGCTCAACCCCAAGCACAGGCACAAGCTCAACCACAAGCACAGCCACAGGCACAACCAAAGTAA
- the LOC126803029 gene encoding hydroxyproline O-galactosyltransferase HPGT1, with amino-acid sequence MQSKAPRVPGKVFRSRIPTLLVAMFATFASIYVAGRLWQDSENRVYLIKELDRITGQGGSVISVDDTLKIIACREQHKKLSAVEAELAAAKQEGFSVQRSTLKNETRPLVVIGIFTKFGRKNNRDAIRKAWMGTGSALKYMEDRKGIIARFVIGRSANRGDSLDVAIDNENRQTKDFLILDAHLEAPEEFSKKAKLFFAHVADKWDAEFYAKVNDDIYVNIDVLGTTLASHLDKPRVYIGCMKSGEVFSEPSQNWYEPEWWKFGDKKSYFRHASGEMYVISQALAKFVSINRNILRTYAHDDVTVGSWFIGLDVKHLSDAKFCCSSWKGGAICAGV; translated from the exons ATGCAGAGCAAAGCGCCACGTGTCCCCGGGAAGGTTTTCCGGTCCCGGATTCCGACTCTTCTGGTCGCAATGTTCGCCACCTTCGCCTCAATCTACGTCGCCGGACG GTTGTGGCAGGATTCAGAGAACAGGGTCTACTTGATTAAAGAGCTTGATAGGATTACTGGGCAG GGGGGATCTGTCATATCAGTGGATGATACATTGAAAATCATAGCTTGCAG GGAACAGCATAAGAAGTTATCAGCAGTTGAGGCGGAGTTGGCTGCAGCGAAACAAGAGGGTTTTAGTGTACAGCGCTCCACGCTGAAAAATGAAACCAGGCCACTGGTGGTGATTGGAATTTTCACAAAGTTTGGTCGTAAGAACAATAGAGATGCAATTCGTAAGGCATGGATGGGAACTG GTTCTGCTTTGAAATATATGGAGGATCGGAAGGGAATAATTGCAAGATTTGTTATTGGAAGGAG TGCAAATCGTGGGGATAGTTTGGACGTAGCTATTGACAATGAAAACAGACAGACCAAAGACTTCCTCATTCTT GATGCCCATCTGGAGGCACCTGAAGAGTTCTCAAAGAAGGCTAAACTTTTCTTTGCCCATGTTGCTGATAAATGGGATGCTGAGTTTTATGCCAAAGTCAATGATGATATTTATGTAAATATTG ATGTTCTGGGAACTACACTTGCAAGTCATTTAGACAAGCCTCGTGTTTATATTGGATGCATGAAGTCTGGCGAAGTTTTCTCTGAGCC GAGTCAAAATTGGTATGAACCAGAATGGTGGAAATTTGGTGATAAAAAATC ATATTTTCGCCATGCTTCAGGTGAGATGTATGTAATCTCTCAAGCCCTGGCCAAATTTGTTTCAATAAATAG AAATATTCTCCGTACCTATGCCCATGATGATGTCACTGTTGGATCTTGGTTTATTGGACTTGATGTTAAACATCTTAGTGATGCCAAGTTTTGCTGCTCCTCATGGAAGGGAG GAGCCATATGTGCTGgcgtatga